From one Thermanaeromonas sp. C210 genomic stretch:
- the mreC gene encoding rod shape-determining protein MreC: MRWLWRRLLPLLGLGLAAGMLIFILRWSVAGGSTFRLAGGILKEMVAPVAGAATWVGHRGQSLWENILHMGRLQEENERLKRQVAELQGRLAQMEEYRLENERLQQVLAYRDATKERWQLKVAPVIGRNPDNWFSTLTLGIGSEEGVRQDQVVITPAGVVGRIIRVSPRTAEVLLLLDREGAVGGMVQSTRLPGVVEASSDYRGYLQMIHLAHDAPVAKNDVIVTSGLGGIFPKGLLIGTVVEVLPETGGLLKRALIAPAVDFHRLEEVMVITEVFGGVAEDAGGSLATGGDGRSDSGSHPNGILQDSRR, translated from the coding sequence TTGCGGTGGCTTTGGCGGAGGTTGCTTCCCCTCCTTGGTCTGGGGCTGGCTGCTGGGATGTTAATCTTTATCCTCCGCTGGTCGGTAGCCGGGGGGAGCACCTTCAGGTTGGCCGGGGGAATTCTAAAGGAAATGGTGGCACCGGTGGCCGGGGCTGCGACTTGGGTGGGACACAGGGGCCAAAGCCTGTGGGAAAATATCTTGCATATGGGCCGCTTGCAGGAGGAAAACGAGCGCTTAAAAAGGCAGGTTGCCGAATTACAAGGCCGGCTTGCCCAGATGGAAGAATATCGCCTGGAGAACGAACGGTTACAACAAGTGCTGGCATATAGAGATGCCACCAAGGAACGATGGCAGTTAAAAGTTGCCCCGGTTATAGGCCGCAATCCCGACAATTGGTTTAGCACCCTTACCCTGGGTATTGGGTCGGAGGAAGGGGTGCGGCAAGATCAAGTCGTGATTACCCCGGCAGGGGTGGTAGGCCGTATCATCCGGGTCAGCCCCCGGACGGCCGAGGTGCTGTTGCTCCTCGACCGGGAAGGAGCGGTGGGGGGCATGGTACAATCTACCCGCCTCCCGGGGGTAGTGGAGGCCAGCTCGGACTACCGGGGCTACTTGCAGATGATCCACCTGGCCCACGATGCCCCCGTTGCCAAGAACGATGTGATCGTCACTTCGGGCCTGGGGGGGATTTTCCCGAAGGGTCTGCTCATCGGTACGGTGGTAGAAGTCTTGCCGGAGACCGGGGGCTTGCTTAAGAGAGCCCTTATCGCGCCGGCAGTAGATTTCCACCGTCTGGAAGAAGTTATGGTGATTACCGAGGTTTTCGGGGGGGTGGCGGAGGATGCAGGTGGTAGTCTGGCTACTGGCGGGGATGGGCGCTCTGATTCTGGAAGCCACCCTAATGGAATTCTTCAAGATAGCCGGCGTTAA
- a CDS encoding rod shape-determining protein produces the protein MVFSRDIGIDLGTANTLVYVRGKGIVLHEPSVVAIRRGNGQVLAVGEAAKKMIGRTPGDIVAIRPLKDGVIADFDVTQSMLRYFIQKAIPKGFFVRPRVVVGVPSGVTAVEERAVREAAIQAGAKEAYPIEEPMAAAIGAGLPVYEPTGNMIVDIGGGTTEVAVISLGGIVTSRSIRMGGDEMDEAIAQHIKRNYNLMIGERTAEEIKMEIGAAYFGDTPEDEARSTRTYSVRGRDLVTGLPKTIEVSAEEIKEALAEPVAAILEAIKVCLERTPPELAADLMDRGIVMAGGGSLLWGLDRLVSQETGMPVHMAEDPLTAVVIGTGKVLENLEELKRVLFAARRSG, from the coding sequence ATGGTATTCTCCCGGGACATCGGGATTGATTTAGGTACGGCCAATACCCTCGTTTATGTGAGGGGCAAAGGTATCGTCCTGCACGAGCCCTCCGTGGTGGCCATCCGGAGGGGAAACGGGCAGGTGCTAGCCGTGGGAGAAGCGGCCAAGAAGATGATAGGACGCACACCGGGCGACATTGTGGCTATAAGGCCTTTAAAGGACGGAGTTATAGCCGACTTTGATGTAACCCAGAGCATGCTGCGTTACTTTATCCAAAAGGCCATTCCCAAGGGTTTCTTTGTCCGGCCCCGGGTGGTGGTCGGCGTGCCTTCGGGCGTCACTGCCGTGGAAGAGAGGGCCGTACGTGAAGCCGCCATTCAGGCAGGGGCCAAGGAGGCCTATCCCATCGAGGAGCCCATGGCCGCGGCCATCGGTGCCGGGCTGCCGGTCTACGAGCCCACCGGCAATATGATTGTAGACATCGGCGGGGGCACCACGGAAGTGGCCGTAATTTCCCTGGGAGGTATCGTCACCAGCCGCTCTATTCGCATGGGCGGAGATGAAATGGATGAAGCCATTGCCCAGCATATTAAGCGCAACTACAATCTAATGATCGGTGAGCGTACAGCCGAAGAGATAAAAATGGAAATAGGTGCGGCTTATTTTGGCGATACTCCGGAGGACGAAGCCCGGAGCACGCGCACCTACTCCGTCCGGGGACGGGATTTGGTGACCGGTCTGCCCAAAACAATTGAGGTGTCCGCGGAAGAAATCAAGGAAGCCCTGGCCGAACCGGTGGCCGCCATCCTGGAAGCCATTAAAGTATGTCTGGAACGGACGCCCCCCGAACTGGCAGCGGACCTTATGGACCGGGGAATAGTTATGGCTGGCGGGGGTTCACTGCTCTGGGGACTGGACAGGCTGGTCAGCCAGGAAACGGGTATGCCGGTCCACATGGCCGAGGATCCCCTGACGGCCGTCGTTATAGGCACCGGCAAAGTTTTGGAGAACCTGGAGGAATTGAAGCGGGTACTCTTTGCGGCACGGCGCTCGGGTTAA
- the radC gene encoding RadC family protein encodes MVEKNEGRTIKKLPEDLRPRERMLLAGAQALSNAELLAILLRTGTPRENALDLAQRLLAQPGGLRYLAEVSLEELKEQKGIGLAKAAQIKAAVELGRRLAAYSAHRPVIQQPGDVAALLMDEMRYLDREHFRTISLNTKNRILAVDNVAVGSLNASLVHPREVFKGPIKRSAAAIILVHNHPSGDPSPSVEDIQVTRRLAEAGRLLGIEVLDHVVLGDGSFVSMKERGLL; translated from the coding sequence ATGGTGGAAAAGAATGAGGGAAGGACCATTAAGAAACTGCCGGAAGATCTGAGGCCGCGGGAGCGCATGTTGCTGGCAGGGGCCCAGGCCCTCTCCAACGCCGAATTGCTGGCCATCCTACTCCGCACCGGCACCCCCCGGGAAAACGCCCTGGATTTGGCCCAAAGGTTGCTGGCCCAGCCCGGAGGGCTGCGCTACCTGGCCGAGGTTTCCCTGGAAGAGTTGAAGGAACAGAAGGGAATAGGTTTAGCTAAGGCGGCCCAGATAAAGGCGGCCGTGGAACTGGGGCGCCGGCTGGCGGCGTACAGCGCCCACAGGCCTGTCATCCAGCAGCCTGGTGATGTAGCCGCCCTTCTCATGGACGAAATGCGCTATTTGGACCGGGAACACTTTCGCACTATTTCTTTGAATACCAAGAACCGGATTTTAGCCGTCGATAACGTGGCGGTGGGTAGCTTGAACGCTTCCCTGGTACACCCGCGGGAAGTATTTAAAGGTCCCATAAAAAGGAGTGCAGCGGCCATCATCCTCGTCCACAACCATCCCAGCGGGGATCCTTCCCCCAGCGTGGAGGATATTCAGGTGACCCGTCGGTTGGCAGAAGCTGGGAGGCTGTTGGGTATTGAGGTCCTGGATCATGTGGTGTTGGGAGACGGCTCTTTTGTGAGTATGAAAGAGAGGGGCCTGCTTTAG
- a CDS encoding Maf family protein: MPRLVLASGSPRRQQLLSQLGLRFETMPSSLRENKYDRLPPEERVRALARAKALEVARNLSEAVVVGADTLVVCQGRVLGKPSSPAEAEAMLSFLSGKTHRVYTGVAVVAVPGKVIREAWECTEVRFRRLTPKEIKAYVATGEPLDKAGAYGIQGRGALLVEGIKGDFFNVVGLPLVKTAGLLEEFGIDIWGGPKADGGKE, translated from the coding sequence ATGCCTCGACTGGTTCTAGCCTCCGGTTCACCGCGGCGGCAGCAGCTCTTAAGCCAGTTGGGCTTGCGGTTTGAAACCATGCCCAGTTCCCTACGGGAGAACAAATACGACCGGCTGCCACCTGAAGAACGGGTGAGGGCCCTGGCCAGGGCCAAGGCCCTGGAGGTGGCCCGGAACCTATCCGAGGCCGTCGTAGTGGGGGCCGATACCCTGGTCGTCTGCCAAGGCCGGGTACTGGGTAAGCCGTCTTCTCCGGCCGAAGCCGAAGCCATGCTGAGCTTTTTGAGTGGGAAAACCCACCGCGTTTATACCGGGGTAGCGGTGGTGGCTGTGCCCGGTAAAGTTATCCGGGAAGCCTGGGAATGTACCGAAGTACGCTTCCGGCGGCTCACACCCAAAGAGATCAAAGCCTATGTGGCCACCGGTGAACCCCTGGATAAGGCAGGCGCCTACGGCATCCAGGGGCGGGGTGCCCTTCTGGTCGAAGGTATCAAGGGAGACTTTTTCAACGTAGTCGGCCTACCCTTGGTCAAAACGGCCGGGCTGCTGGAGGAATTCGGCATAGATATCTGGGGAGGCCCTAAGGCAGATGGTGGAAAAGAATGA
- a CDS encoding redox-sensing transcriptional repressor Rex, with product MKTLKVPEATITRLSVYSRFLAQADRQGIVTISSGEIAEGVGVSPAQVRKDLAYFGEFGTRGVGYNVKDLYWHIIKILGLNTTWPMVIIGAGNLGTALSMYGGFRERGFKIVGIFDNAPHKIGYRLNGVEVYSMDRLAEIIEREKAQIAIIAVPADQAQFVADELAKTSIRGILNFAPRVINVPSHIEVRNVDLTVNLEILTFNLAFRRTLKAYHEA from the coding sequence ATTAAGACCCTGAAAGTTCCGGAGGCTACCATCACCAGACTTTCGGTGTACTCCCGTTTCTTGGCCCAGGCCGACCGCCAGGGAATTGTGACCATCTCGTCGGGGGAAATTGCGGAAGGGGTTGGGGTGAGCCCGGCCCAGGTTCGCAAAGATCTGGCCTACTTTGGCGAATTCGGGACCCGGGGTGTGGGATACAATGTAAAGGATCTTTACTGGCATATCATTAAAATCCTGGGCCTTAATACCACCTGGCCCATGGTCATCATCGGTGCCGGTAACCTGGGGACCGCCCTGTCCATGTACGGCGGTTTCCGGGAGAGGGGCTTTAAAATCGTAGGTATTTTTGATAATGCCCCCCACAAGATCGGCTACCGTTTAAACGGGGTTGAAGTTTACAGCATGGATAGGCTGGCCGAAATAATCGAAAGGGAGAAGGCCCAAATAGCTATTATTGCCGTGCCCGCCGACCAGGCCCAATTTGTGGCTGACGAGCTGGCCAAGACCTCCATCCGCGGCATTCTCAATTTTGCCCCGCGGGTCATCAATGTCCCGAGCCACATCGAAGTGCGCAACGTCGACCTGACCGTTAATCTAGAAATCCTGACCTTTAACCTAGCCTTCCGGCGCACTTTGAAAGCTTATCACGAGGCTTAA
- a CDS encoding bifunctional folylpolyglutamate synthase/dihydrofolate synthase produces the protein MDYPQALAYLRDLTKFGVNLGLGRMEELLERLGNPHRRLRFFHIGGTNGKGSVAAMVAAILQAAGYRVGLFTSPHLHSYTERIRLNGQEIRREHVAEILTRMRPLLDGMVKEGHEHPTEFEVSTALAFHYFNEVGADYVVLEVGLGGSFDSTNVIPSSLVSVITNVGLDHMDYLGHTLVEIAGEKAGIIKDRAVVVTGADKPEALEVIETRCRRKGAILYRLGKEFTYNPTEVSCRGGRMDWKGLGRTYPGLRVALLGRHQLSNAALAVAVMEAARRHHNLDVLEEHIREGLDRAFWPGRLEIVNRRPLVVLDGAHNYDGALALKRSLEELFPHRRLILVLGMLADKEREKVVAALVPLAQAVIITRPNNPRAGDWKVLGLHARRFTPHVHIIRHISQAMETALGLAGPEDLICATGSLYMVAEAREWFLMKKKEDFAVK, from the coding sequence TTGGATTATCCTCAGGCCCTGGCATACTTGCGGGATCTTACTAAATTCGGCGTTAATCTGGGCTTAGGTCGTATGGAGGAGCTGCTGGAGCGGTTGGGTAACCCCCACCGCCGGCTCCGTTTTTTTCATATCGGTGGGACCAACGGCAAAGGGTCGGTAGCGGCCATGGTGGCGGCCATCCTCCAGGCTGCCGGTTATAGAGTGGGGCTTTTTACCTCCCCCCACCTCCACAGCTATACCGAACGCATCCGCCTGAACGGGCAGGAGATACGCCGGGAACACGTGGCCGAAATCCTCACCCGCATGCGCCCCCTTCTGGACGGGATGGTAAAGGAGGGCCACGAGCATCCCACCGAGTTCGAAGTAAGCACGGCCTTAGCCTTCCACTATTTTAATGAGGTGGGGGCGGATTACGTAGTTTTGGAAGTCGGTCTAGGAGGTTCCTTTGATTCCACCAATGTGATACCTTCCTCCCTGGTCAGTGTAATTACTAACGTAGGGTTGGATCACATGGATTACCTGGGTCATACCCTGGTAGAAATCGCCGGGGAAAAGGCGGGCATCATTAAGGATAGGGCGGTAGTGGTCACCGGCGCGGATAAGCCCGAAGCCCTGGAAGTTATAGAGACAAGGTGCCGGCGGAAGGGAGCCATCCTCTACCGGCTGGGGAAGGAATTTACTTATAACCCCACCGAGGTGTCCTGCAGGGGAGGCCGGATGGACTGGAAGGGGCTGGGCCGAACCTACCCCGGCCTGAGGGTAGCCCTCTTGGGTCGCCATCAGCTGAGCAACGCCGCGTTGGCGGTAGCGGTAATGGAAGCGGCGCGGCGCCACCATAACCTGGACGTCCTGGAAGAACATATCCGGGAAGGGTTGGACCGGGCTTTCTGGCCGGGCCGCCTGGAAATAGTTAACCGCCGTCCCCTGGTGGTTCTGGACGGGGCCCATAACTACGACGGCGCACTGGCCCTGAAACGGTCCTTGGAAGAATTGTTTCCCCACCGGCGTTTAATTTTGGTTCTGGGGATGCTGGCCGATAAAGAGAGGGAAAAGGTAGTGGCCGCCTTGGTTCCCCTGGCCCAGGCGGTGATTATAACCCGGCCCAACAATCCCCGGGCGGGAGATTGGAAGGTCTTGGGGTTGCATGCGCGCCGCTTCACCCCCCACGTTCATATCATCAGGCACATATCCCAGGCTATGGAAACAGCTCTGGGTCTGGCGGGGCCTGAGGATTTGATTTGCGCTACCGGATCTTTGTACATGGTAGCTGAGGCCAGGGAATGGTTTCTAATGAAGAAAAAAGAGGATTTCGCGGTTAAATAG
- a CDS encoding valine--tRNA ligase, translating into MPSAFSLPSVYSPKEVERKWYPVWEKAGYFCGPREKAAGRPTFSIVMPPPNVTGSLHLGHALDNTLQDILVRWHRMRGDATLWIPGTDHAGIATQARVEEELSKEGLSKYDLGREEFLQRVWAWKEQYGTRITQQLRRLGASCDWSRERFTMDEGCSRAVREVFVRLFEKGLIYRGNYIINWCPRCQTTISDIEVEHQEEAGHLWYVRYPFKDRPGGIVVATTRPETMLGDTAVAVHPDDERYRPFIGATLILPLVNREIPVIADEYVDPNFGTGAVKITPAHDPNDFEIGQRHGLPSVTVIGKDATMTADAGPYAGMERYACRRQVVQDLERLGYLVKVEEHTHAVGHCYRCNTTIEPLVSPQWFVRMKPLAEPAIRAAREGRVRFVPERFTKIYLNWLENIRDWCISRQLWWGHRIPVWYCQQCGEVICSTTDPEECPSCRSTALEQDPDVLDTWFSSALWPFSTMGWPEKTRELEVYYPTSVLVTGRDIIFFWVARMIFMGLEFMEDVPFREVLIHGLVLDALGRKMSKSLGNGVDPMEVIEEYGADTLRFMLITGNTPGNDLRFHPERLESTRNFCNKIWNAARFVLLNLQDYDPEGERAPYTVADRWILSRLAGVVDQVTANLEDYEIGEAARLIYDFFWGEFCDWYIELAKGRLYGEDPAAKATAQKVLVEVLETSLQLLHPFMPFITEEIWHHLPGERSSIMVSSWPQAPPESRDAAAEEAMTLIIEVIRAIRNLRSEMRVAPGRKARVLLVAQSAATRRVLEEAREYLESLARVEPVEVVASLEEPPVKAAAAVTAGVEIYLPLEGLVDFQKEIARLEKELAAVQKELEQVRRKLAKPDFVAKAPEEVVAKERAKEKELVDKGEALQSRLRSLRGF; encoded by the coding sequence GTGCCTTCGGCATTTTCATTGCCCTCGGTCTATTCACCTAAAGAGGTTGAACGGAAATGGTACCCCGTGTGGGAAAAGGCAGGTTATTTCTGCGGGCCGCGGGAGAAAGCGGCCGGGCGGCCCACCTTCAGCATAGTCATGCCGCCGCCCAATGTCACCGGCAGCCTGCACCTGGGACATGCTTTAGATAACACCCTCCAGGATATCCTGGTCCGCTGGCACCGCATGCGGGGGGATGCTACCCTCTGGATCCCGGGGACCGACCATGCAGGGATAGCCACCCAGGCCCGGGTGGAGGAGGAGCTGTCTAAAGAGGGATTGAGCAAGTACGATCTGGGCCGGGAGGAGTTCCTGCAGCGGGTATGGGCCTGGAAGGAACAGTACGGCACGCGCATTACCCAGCAGCTCCGGCGGCTCGGCGCTTCCTGTGACTGGAGCCGGGAGCGCTTTACCATGGACGAGGGTTGTTCCCGGGCGGTCCGGGAGGTTTTTGTGCGCCTGTTTGAGAAGGGGTTGATTTACCGCGGTAATTATATCATCAACTGGTGCCCGCGCTGCCAGACTACTATTTCCGACATCGAAGTAGAACACCAGGAGGAGGCCGGGCACCTTTGGTATGTACGTTATCCCTTTAAAGACCGTCCGGGCGGCATTGTCGTGGCCACTACCCGGCCGGAGACCATGTTGGGCGATACGGCTGTGGCCGTCCACCCGGACGACGAGCGCTACCGCCCCTTCATCGGCGCAACCCTCATCCTACCCCTGGTCAACCGGGAAATACCGGTGATCGCCGATGAATATGTGGACCCTAACTTCGGGACCGGCGCGGTTAAGATTACCCCGGCCCATGATCCTAATGACTTCGAGATAGGCCAGCGCCACGGCCTGCCGTCGGTTACCGTCATCGGCAAAGACGCCACCATGACGGCGGATGCCGGCCCATACGCCGGCATGGAGCGGTATGCCTGCCGCCGGCAGGTGGTTCAGGATCTGGAACGCCTGGGTTACCTGGTAAAAGTAGAAGAGCATACCCACGCCGTGGGCCATTGTTACCGCTGCAATACCACTATTGAACCCTTAGTTTCGCCCCAGTGGTTCGTACGGATGAAGCCCCTGGCCGAACCCGCCATCCGCGCTGCCCGGGAAGGGCGGGTACGCTTCGTGCCGGAGCGCTTTACCAAGATCTACCTTAACTGGCTAGAGAATATCCGCGACTGGTGTATTTCCCGCCAGCTCTGGTGGGGTCACCGCATCCCGGTCTGGTACTGCCAGCAGTGCGGGGAGGTCATATGCAGTACCACCGACCCCGAGGAGTGTCCCTCCTGCCGGAGTACGGCCCTGGAGCAGGATCCCGACGTTCTGGATACCTGGTTCAGCTCGGCCCTGTGGCCCTTCTCTACCATGGGGTGGCCTGAGAAAACCCGGGAGCTGGAGGTTTATTACCCGACTTCGGTGCTGGTAACCGGTCGGGATATTATCTTTTTCTGGGTGGCCCGCATGATCTTTATGGGACTGGAATTCATGGAGGATGTCCCCTTCCGGGAGGTCCTCATTCACGGCCTGGTTCTGGACGCCCTGGGGCGCAAGATGAGCAAATCCCTGGGTAACGGCGTAGACCCCATGGAAGTTATAGAGGAATACGGGGCCGATACCCTGCGCTTTATGCTCATCACCGGCAATACGCCGGGTAACGATCTGCGTTTCCATCCGGAGCGCCTGGAAAGTACCCGCAACTTCTGCAACAAGATCTGGAACGCCGCTCGCTTTGTCTTATTGAACCTGCAGGATTACGATCCGGAAGGGGAAAGGGCGCCGTATACCGTGGCCGATCGCTGGATTTTGAGCCGGCTGGCCGGGGTAGTAGATCAGGTTACCGCCAATCTGGAGGATTACGAGATAGGCGAGGCAGCCCGGCTTATCTACGACTTTTTCTGGGGTGAGTTCTGCGACTGGTATATTGAACTGGCCAAAGGCCGCCTCTACGGTGAAGATCCGGCGGCCAAAGCCACGGCCCAGAAAGTGCTGGTAGAGGTGCTGGAGACCAGCTTGCAGCTGCTGCATCCCTTCATGCCCTTTATCACCGAGGAAATCTGGCACCATCTCCCCGGCGAAAGGTCCAGCATAATGGTTAGTTCTTGGCCCCAGGCGCCGCCGGAATCCCGCGACGCGGCAGCCGAAGAGGCCATGACATTGATTATAGAAGTGATCCGGGCCATCCGCAATCTAAGAAGCGAAATGCGGGTAGCTCCCGGCCGCAAGGCCCGGGTCCTGCTCGTCGCCCAGTCTGCCGCTACAAGGCGGGTTTTAGAGGAGGCGCGAGAATACCTGGAGAGCCTGGCCCGGGTCGAACCCGTGGAAGTAGTGGCGTCCCTGGAAGAGCCTCCGGTTAAGGCGGCTGCGGCGGTTACCGCCGGCGTGGAGATCTATCTACCCCTTGAGGGGTTGGTGGATTTCCAGAAGGAAATAGCCCGGCTGGAAAAGGAACTGGCCGCCGTACAGAAAGAGCTTGAGCAGGTGCGCCGCAAGCTCGCCAAACCCGATTTTGTGGCTAAGGCGCCGGAGGAAGTGGTGGCCAAGGAAAGGGCTAAAGAAAAGGAGCTGGTGGACAAAGGGGAGGCCCTGCAGAGTCGGCTGCGCTCCTTAAGAGGCTTCTAA
- the lon gene encoding endopeptidase La encodes MTRTIPLLPLRGVIVFPYTVLHLDVGRERSVNAIEAAMIRDRAIFLAMQKEAQTDEPGEEDIYTTGTVAEIKQLLKLPGGTIRILVEGMRRGKIVRYLGYDPYLSVEIEEYTDEVPSDNEIDALMRTLINEFEHYVKMSKKIPPETVVAVVSLEEPGRMADVIASHLTLKLVDKQAVLEAVDIRRRLELLCEILAREKEILELERKINLRVRKQMEKTQKEYYLREQIKAIQKELGEKDERLAEVEELRERIAKAKLPREIEERALKEVERLEKMPPMAAEATVVRNYLDWLLALPWQKETRDRLDINMAEKILNEDHYGLEEVKERILEYLAIRKLAKKMRGPILCFVGPPGVGKTSLAKSIARALQRKFVRISLGGVRDEAEIRGHRRTYVGALPGRIIQGMKQAGSKNPVFLLDEIDKMSSDFRGDPSSALLEVLDPEQNYMFSDHYIEAPFDLSKVMFITTANVEYSIPRPLLDRMEVIRIPGYTEEEKVKIAQLHLIPKQIKEHGLKANQLVISENALRRIIREYTREAGVRNLERQIATLCRKTARDIVSGKAEAVKVTAQNVDTFLGIPRYRHTLAEEAEVIGVARGLAWTEVGGEVLNVEATVLNGKGNLTLTGKLGEVMKESAYAGFSYLRSRAGDLRLAPDFHEKCDVHIHVPEGAIPKDGPSAGITMATAMASALMGVPVRSDVAMTGEITLRGRVLAVGGIKEKVLAAHRAGIKTVILPRDNAKNLEEIPPQVKRKIKFVLVDHMDEVLKEALVQRVHPADKGRQEKGDYAEAPVDPGPVSSTLRN; translated from the coding sequence TTGACGCGGACTATTCCTTTGCTTCCCTTGCGGGGAGTTATTGTTTTTCCATATACCGTACTCCACCTGGACGTAGGGCGTGAACGTTCGGTTAATGCCATCGAAGCGGCCATGATCCGGGACAGGGCCATTTTCCTGGCCATGCAAAAGGAAGCCCAGACCGATGAGCCGGGAGAAGAAGATATCTATACTACCGGCACTGTGGCGGAGATTAAGCAGTTGTTGAAGTTGCCCGGGGGAACCATAAGGATCCTGGTGGAGGGGATGCGGCGGGGCAAGATCGTCCGCTACCTGGGCTATGATCCTTATTTGTCCGTGGAAATTGAGGAATATACTGACGAGGTCCCGTCCGACAACGAGATTGATGCCTTGATGCGCACCCTCATCAACGAATTTGAGCATTATGTGAAGATGTCCAAGAAAATCCCGCCGGAGACCGTGGTGGCGGTGGTGAGCCTGGAAGAGCCGGGGAGGATGGCGGATGTTATTGCCTCCCATTTGACTCTCAAGCTGGTTGACAAGCAGGCCGTCCTGGAGGCCGTTGACATCCGCCGGCGCTTGGAGCTCCTGTGTGAGATACTGGCCCGGGAAAAGGAAATCCTGGAGCTGGAACGCAAGATCAACTTGCGGGTCCGCAAGCAGATGGAGAAAACCCAGAAGGAGTATTACCTGCGGGAGCAGATCAAGGCCATTCAGAAGGAGCTGGGCGAAAAAGACGAGCGCCTGGCCGAAGTCGAAGAGTTGCGGGAAAGGATTGCTAAGGCCAAACTCCCGAGGGAGATAGAGGAGAGGGCCCTCAAAGAAGTGGAGCGCCTGGAGAAAATGCCGCCCATGGCTGCGGAAGCCACCGTGGTGCGCAACTACTTGGATTGGTTGCTGGCTCTTCCCTGGCAAAAAGAAACCAGGGATCGCCTGGACATCAACATGGCCGAAAAGATCCTGAATGAAGACCATTACGGACTGGAAGAAGTAAAGGAGCGCATACTGGAGTACCTGGCCATCCGTAAGCTGGCTAAGAAGATGCGCGGGCCTATTTTATGTTTTGTGGGGCCGCCGGGGGTGGGTAAGACTTCCCTGGCCAAGTCCATCGCGCGGGCCCTACAGCGCAAGTTTGTACGCATTTCCCTCGGTGGAGTGCGGGATGAGGCGGAAATACGCGGTCACCGGCGCACCTATGTGGGCGCCCTTCCGGGACGCATCATCCAGGGGATGAAGCAGGCGGGCAGCAAGAACCCCGTCTTTTTGCTGGATGAAATCGATAAGATGAGCAGTGACTTCCGGGGCGACCCGTCATCGGCCCTCCTGGAAGTGTTGGACCCGGAGCAGAACTATATGTTCAGCGATCATTATATCGAGGCCCCCTTCGATCTTTCCAAGGTAATGTTTATCACCACCGCCAATGTGGAATACTCCATTCCCCGGCCCTTGCTGGATCGAATGGAAGTCATCCGCATACCGGGCTATACTGAAGAAGAGAAAGTTAAAATAGCCCAGCTGCATCTAATCCCGAAGCAGATTAAGGAGCACGGATTGAAGGCCAATCAGCTGGTTATTTCGGAAAATGCCCTCCGCCGGATTATACGGGAATACACCCGGGAAGCCGGGGTGCGGAATCTGGAACGCCAGATAGCCACCCTGTGCCGTAAGACGGCCCGGGACATTGTGAGCGGAAAGGCCGAAGCCGTCAAGGTGACGGCTCAAAACGTGGACACCTTCCTGGGTATACCCCGCTACCGGCATACTCTGGCCGAAGAAGCGGAAGTCATCGGCGTGGCCCGCGGGCTCGCGTGGACCGAAGTGGGCGGCGAGGTCCTCAATGTAGAGGCCACCGTGTTAAACGGGAAGGGTAACTTGACCCTAACCGGTAAACTAGGCGAGGTTATGAAGGAATCGGCCTATGCTGGCTTCAGCTACCTGCGGTCCCGGGCGGGAGATCTGCGGCTGGCTCCTGACTTCCACGAAAAATGCGATGTCCACATCCACGTGCCGGAAGGAGCTATTCCTAAAGACGGCCCTTCGGCAGGTATAACCATGGCTACAGCCATGGCTTCGGCCTTGATGGGCGTTCCGGTACGCAGCGACGTGGCCATGACCGGGGAAATAACCCTGCGGGGGCGGGTGCTGGCGGTAGGAGGGATAAAAGAGAAGGTCCTGGCCGCCCACCGGGCGGGGATTAAAACCGTTATACTTCCGCGGGATAATGCCAAGAATCTGGAGGAAATACCCCCGCAGGTAAAGCGCAAAATAAAATTCGTGCTGGTAGACCATATGGACGAAGTGCTCAAAGAGGCCCTGGTTCAGCGCGTCCACCCGGCGGACAAAGGCCGGCAAGAAAAGGGTGATTACGCCGAGGCTCCGGTGGATCCCGGCCCGGTATCATCTACGCTGAGGAACTAG